A genomic stretch from Sphingobacterium sp. ML3W includes:
- a CDS encoding YopX family protein gives MNRQIKFRGLRTDGEGWLYGDLSHVNEQVLISPKWEYPNQWDNVDMNVIPETVGQFTGLTDKNGTEIYEGDIISGDDYPFIDEGKQNYVGVVEWIFAGFQYVLKCVNPEKRGISDGVNDIIEDSGWMEVIGNIHEV, from the coding sequence GTGAATAGGCAGATAAAATTCAGAGGTCTACGGACTGATGGTGAAGGGTGGCTATATGGGGATTTGTCACATGTTAATGAACAGGTATTAATTTCTCCAAAATGGGAATACCCTAATCAATGGGATAATGTAGATATGAACGTCATCCCCGAAACTGTCGGCCAGTTCACTGGATTAACGGATAAAAACGGAACAGAGATATATGAAGGCGATATTATATCCGGTGACGATTATCCTTTTATTGATGAAGGTAAGCAGAATTATGTTGGTGTAGTAGAATGGATTTTTGCAGGATTCCAGTATGTTTTGAAATGCGTTAATCCTGAAAAAAGAGGAATTTCAGACGGTGTAAATGACATAATTGAGGACAGCGGATGGATGGAAGTCATTGGAAATATTCATGAGGTATAA